Within Marinomonas mediterranea MMB-1, the genomic segment TTTTTGATATTGGAGGGCACTCGCTTGCCGCGATAAAAGTTGTTGCCCGTATGCGTCAACGATTTGAGCGTGAGCTGCCTACGGATTTATTGTTCCGAAAACCCAGTATCGAAGCATTGGCTGCGTACCTCGATGAAAGTAGTGATGCGATGGGAGGTTTATTAAACCAAGGCGCGCACAACAGTGAGCGCCTAGTGTTGCTTCATCAGCCAGATAGCGCAGAAGTAACAGACAGCCTTGAAGTAAAAGATAGCTCAGAAGCTACACTCGTTGTGATGCATTCTCATGGCAACCATTTTCATCATTATGAGCCTTTGTTAAACAAACTGAGTGATCAGGTCGCCGTGTACGGCTTAAGGTCGGATACCGAGGTGGTGACGGTGTCAGAGGACGCGCAGTTTGAATATTTGATGTCGGATTATCTCGCTCAGCTCATGCCGTTAAAGTCGCGCGTTTTAACGCTGACCGGTTGGAGTTTAGCGGCACGTCAAATGATGCATGTCGCGCAACGACTGATTGAACATGGCTTTACCATCCGATCCGTTGCACTGATCGATTACGACCCAAATCAGGCACAAGAAGATCAAGATGATGAGGGAGTGCAGCTAAGACAGGATGTCGAGCATTACCTCAAGATCAACGACATTAAGCTTCAAGAAACAGAAATGAAGTCGTTAGACGCGATTTTATCGACAGAGGGTGCGACCAATAATTATTTGAGTGGTCTTGAGCAAATTTTAAAAAGTGAAGTGATTCAATCCGTATTAGGGAATGACTTGCCGGTACAAACGCTTTATAAAAACATGGCACAGCGCTGGGTATTGAAAAAAGTGTTTTATCGTTTGGATATCCCTAAGCTTAGCGTACCCTTATGGGCGTGGAGTAGCGATGATAATGCATCGGGTTACCGTGCTTGGCACGCTTTGACGGATTGTGAGTTAGAGGGCGCGCATATCGCGTCAGATCACTTCTCTATTTTGTCTTCTGTGCAATTGGCGGATGAACTCACCTCTCGACTTATTAATGGGGATGTCACTCAAAAAGTAACGAAAAACCAAGTAATAGAAGGCCAACCCTATGAGGAACTTGCATAAAGATGGAAATGATTAAACAACTGCTGGCGCAGTCTCGGCGAACCATGTTGTTGGCGATTGTGGCCAGCGCATTGAGTGCAGTCGCTGGTGTCATGATCATTGGCGGGGTGAATCATGCGTTGGAAAATGGTTTAGGCTCGTTAACCTACGGTGTGTTGGCTTACCTTGCTATGGTATCGATTTTATTTATGAGTGGCGTGTGGTCTCAGTCGCTGTTAGTCGGTTTAGGGCACCGTATGGTGTATCAGCTGCGCTTACAGCTTGTACAACGTATTTTGAATACGTCACTGGCACGTCAAGAGCAATTAGGTGGCCCCGCTTTATACAACGTATTGACCCGTGACGTAACGATGGTCGCGAACGCAACGAAGCAGTTGCCGGTGTCTTTATACAACGGGCTACTGTTGCTCGCAGGTATTAGCTATCTTGCGTGGCTTTCGCCCATCTTGTTTTTGTGCACTGTCTTGCTGGTTGCATTAGGTGTTTGGGGTGACTTCAAGTTAGTCGGACGTATTAAAAAGATGATGGCCGATGTTCGTTATTATGACGAACGCTTGTTTGAGCAGTACGAAGCGGTAATAGAAGGGCGTAATGAGCTGGGGCTCAGTCAGCCTCGGCGACGTCATTTGTTTGATCGTCGTTTAGAGCCCGCTGCTAAAGGGGCAATGGATACGGCGATTAAGGCCGACTTGCTTTGGGCGATTAACTTGAATTGGACGACGGTCTTGGTTTTTGCCCTGATCGGGTTAGTGTTTTTTCTTGGTATGACACTAGAGTCTATTACGCAAGATGTAGTGGTTGGCTATGTACTGACAACCATGTTTCTACGAACCCCTATCGCCATGATCTTAGAAGCCATTCCGGCTGTATTACGCGGCACAGTCGCACTTAAAGCGATTGATAAGCTGAAACTTGCGGATCAAGAGCAAACGAGTAATGAGCGTGATGAGCCGATTCAAGCATTGCATTTTGAGTCTCTTTCTTTGAATAAGGCGTGCTATGAATACCCGACTCAAGGCGATGAATCAGGCTTTATGTTGGGGCCAATTGACTTTCAGCTTAAACGCGGTGAGTTGGTTTTTCTTATTGGCGGTAATGGGAGTGGTAAATCCACTTTGGCGAAGCTTTTAACGGGCCTGTACCTCCCTACAAGCGGCTCGGTGAAGGTAAATGACGACTTGGTAACGCATGACAGTGTGGCGGAATACCGCAGCTGTTTTTCAACGATTTTTCCAAACTTTTTCTTATTCGATGATGTGCTGAGTGGCGCCAATGAAAGTACGCTCGGCGATGAAGATGTTAAAGTAAATAGTCGTGAAGACTACTTTAATGAACGTGTACGCCATTACCTTGAGCGTCTTGCTATCGATCATAAAGTGTCCATAAAAAATGGTCAGCTCTCAACCACCTCTTTATCTCAAGGGCAACGAAAGCGATTGGCTCTGCTGCTGATGTATATGGAAGATCGTCAAGTTCTTTTGCTGGACGAGTGGGCGGCGGATCAAGACCCTGTGTTTCGTGAGGTGTTTTATCGGGAAATATTGCCTGAGTTAAAAGCTGCTGGAAAAACCATTATTGCAATTAGTCATGATGATCGTTATTTTGACGCCGCAGATCGAGTGTATCGTTTGGATCAAGGTGGAATAACAGACTTTGATCTTCATTCGGACTCACTGTTTCATACATCGATAAAAGATTCCGCTTTAGCGGAAAGTACACGATAGGGTATTTGAGGGTAAAAGCGACTAATGGATGCAATTGAAATGCTAATGAGCAGGCGCTCATATGCACGTGGAAACCTGATTGATCCTGCGCCCAATCAAGCGCAGTTAGCAACTGTATTGCAGGCTGCCATGACCGTACCAGATCATGGCAATATTAAGCCTTGGCGTTTTATTGTGGTTCAAGGTCAAGGGATTCAAGACCTGTCGTTGTTGGTTCAGGATAAGTATGCTGGCTCTATGTCTGAACAACATTTGAATGCCTTTGTGAGGGAGATTGCATCTACTCCGATGATGATCTTTGTTTGCTCTAATCTAGTATTAGAGCATCACGTTCCTGTATTGGATCAACAGATGGCGGGGGCAGCGGCGTGTGAACATATTTTATTGGCCGCTCATGCACTGGGCTTTGCGGGTATTTGGCATTCGCTGGAAGCGGATGATGGCTTGCACCGCCTTCTCAACTTAAAAACCGAAGACAGTGTTCTTGGCGTTTTATCCATTGGTACGCCTAAGCGGACGTCCCGAGCGAAGCGTAAATCCTTTACAGAGTTTACGCAAACTTGGGACCGAAAACATGGGCTTCAAGAATGGTCGCCCTGAACCTGAGTGCACTTCTTTGACAAGTACACTGTTTTTACCTCCGTCTTCAAGGGCAAAGCCCTCTATCAATTGTTTAAAAGGGGTAGCTTGCCTTGCAGCCAATCTAAAAAATCAGGCTCTTGCAGATAAAAATGCCCGCCAGAAAATTCAAATTGTTCGAACCCCGTTGTCGTGTACTGCTGCCACTCTCTGAGCGTGTCGTAAGGAACTTGTTCATCCGCTTTCCCTCCTAACGCAATGATGGGAATGGCTAATCGCGGTGTACCATTGTGTTCTCGGTCATAAAGGTAGTTATCGTGGAGTTTAAAATCCGCTCTGACTATGGGCAGCATAAGCGCCTGAAATTCAGGCGCCGCTAGAAGTTCGGCCGGGGTACCGCCCATGTTGTTTAGTAAACTCAGCAGATCCTTATCGCTTAGGTCGCTGCGACGCTCGGCGGACGGTTTAAAGTGAGGGGCTTTTCTGGCTGACACCCATAATGATTGAGGCAGTGAATACTGTTTTCTGTCCAGTTCTAGACAGACTTCCCAGCTTACTAGGGCGCCTAAGCTGTGGCCAAATAAGCTAAAGTTAGGTGTCTCTTCGTTTGTCATTTCTCTAATAATTGTATTCGCGACTTCCTGCGCTAAGGATTTAATCGACTTTGCGTAAGGCGCCGAGAAGCGTGCACCTCTCCCGGGATACTCGATTGGCGTTACCTGAACCTCTGTCAATTTTTCGTCCCAATGCCTGTACATCGAGGCAGAGCTACCCGCACTAGGTAGACAAAATAAGCGGTGTTTCTGTGTGATTTTTGTTCTCACGTGTGTCGTTCTCTCGTTAATTTCATGGTGTTTTAATCGATAGTGAAATGTGCTTCAGTTTAGGGTTCATTACCCACACGCTCAGTTCATTTGACCAGAGACATTCGTTATTACGACTAGTAAATGAACTAGGGCGTTCGTCTCTTCCATCAGCAATCGATGTTGAATGACATATCAAACCTGTTATTCAAGTACCTCAAACCTCTTCTTATCTAAAGAAAAATAAATTAATTAACCTAATAAAAATAATTAATAACATTAAGGGTTTACATAATGTTGACAATAAACATGCAATTGATAATAATTCGCATTACTTTTATTTGTAAGTATTTTTTAAATAGTTTTTCATTTTTGTAACATTAAAAGGAAACCAGCTCATGAAGAAGACGGCATTGGCTCGCTACATCGGCCGTGAGACACAGAAAAAGGCTCTAGGAATGTGGATGCTATCTATGTTTGCAGTTCCAATGGCGATTGCTGCCGATGGCGCTTCGGAGGATGCGGTTGAACTTGATACTCTAGTAGTGCGTGGAACAGAGCTAAGCCGTTATGAATTCGATGAAGCGGAATCTGCCACCGGGTTTAATGCGGATATTGATGACGTGCCGCGGACGGTACAGGTGATTCCTGAACAGCTGATTCTAGACCAGAACTCTAAAGATTTAAGCGATGTTCTGTCTAACTCTGCTGCTGTTACTCGCTCAGATGGCTTCGGTGGCACTGAAACTGAAGTGAATATTCGTGGCTTTGGAAACGAATACTTGTTTGTAGACGGTAGTCCTGTGAGCAGTCGTTATAACGTTGACGTCGCGAACATTGAAAGTGTTGAAGTTGTGCTTGGGCCTGCTTCCGTTCTTCATGGTCAAGTAAGCCCTGGTGGTATGATCAATGTGGTTACTAAGAAGCCGCAAGTAGAAAGCGCGCATTCTGTTCAAGTGGATCTCGATGAATACGGTAAGCAAAAGCTAACCTTAGATAGTACAGGCTCATTGTCAGATGATGTTCAATACCGAATCGTTGTGAGTGGCGAAGATTCAGAAACGTTCCGAGAAGTAAAAACTGAGGACGGTACATTTAATACAGAGCGTAAAAGTCTGATGGTCTCGCCCTCTTTAAGTTACACACCAGACGATCAAAATACATTTACCGTTCGTTTAAGCCACACCGAACAAGAGTTACCGATAGACCGTGGCACTGTTATGGTGAATGATGGCAACGATAATTTCTCGGTTGCTGATATACCGAGAGAACGAGTGCTTGGCAGCGAGTTTGACATTCGTGACAGTGAAGAAGACCTGCTTCAGTTTGACTGGGATTATGAGCTTGATAATGGGTGGACGAACAAGTTTAAAGTGGGCTACTACGAAAAAGAGTTTGATGATTACCAGACTCGTGCGGTACGAGGTTTTAGCACGGGGAGTCTATCTGATTATGGTAGCCCTGCGGCGATCGTCTCGGTAGCGAGAACAGCTCTAGTAAACTCTGTTCAGTCTAGCAACAACTTGCTTGCACGTCGGGTTGATTTTAATGATATGGAATCGAGCGACTTGTTTGTGTCTGATAGCCTTAGTGGCGATTACGAACTTGCAGGGCTTGATCATACTCTTTATATCGGAGCAAATTTCCACAGTCGAAAGGAAGATTCAACGGACTCTCTTGCATTGACCACTTTTGCTGGTATGAACATTGTTGATTTAGATGCAATTGATATTACAAATTCTGTCAATTCATCAAATAGTAAGCTTTCTCCAACTGCTATTAGTAATAGTGATACGACAACCAATGAATTTGGCTTTTCGATTCAAAACCTTACTTATGTGACGGATCGCTTAAATGTGCTAGCGGGTTTACGTTACGACAAATATGATTTAGATGGTGAGAATAAAACTTTCTATACCACATCAAATAGTATTTCTTACACCGAGCTTTCATCGCCGGATAAGCAAAAGATAGACAGTTCAAATGATCATGTAAGTGGGCAATTGGGCGCAATCTATGATTTGACTGATACGCTTTCAACTTATGTGTCTTATGCCGAATCATTTAAACCTAACTTCCCGACCGTTACTGAAGGTGTTTACAGTGGCGACTTCGACCCTGAAACAGCAAAGCAAGTTGAAGTGGGGATTAAATCGAGTGCACTTGATGATAGGTTGCGTGTCAGCCTTTCTGCATACAAATTGGAGCGTAAGAATGTAGCGACGGTTGATGGTAATCTGAACACTATCTTAAATGGTAAGACAGAAACAAGCGGCGTCGATTTAACGAGCTCTATTCAGTTTTTAGAAGGGCTTAACGTTTTGGCTTCATACTCTTATATGGATGCTGAGATTATGGAATCAAACGATGGAACGAACGATGGCAACACGCCATATAACATTCCTGAAAACAAGGCTCGAATTTGGGGGTCTTACGAGGTTAAAGGTGGCGATTTAGCAGGCCTTGGGTTTGGTGTTGGTGCGGAATACGTTGATAAACGTTTTGGCAATGATGCGAATGCATTTACCTTGCCGAGTTATACCGTTTATGACGCTGCTGTTTGGTATTACGTAGCATTAGGAAACGAAACTCAGCTTCGTTTAAATGCAGGTGTTAAAAACTTAACAGACGAAACGTACTACACGGCAAGCGGCAGTAATGTGTATCGTATTAATGTTGGCGATCCGCGTACTGTGTATGCCACTGCCCGTCTGGAATTCTAAGTTTCGACTTTATTTAGTGGGCTTTTAACGTCCGAATAGTAACAACGGTGTCACTTTTTTAGTGACGCCGATTTTTTGTTTTATAGAGTATGGAAAGTTCGAATGTTGGCAGTCGAGCGTTTAAACGCTGGTTATAAGAAAAAGCAGGTTTTACATAACATAGATCTTACCTTTTCAACAGGTAAGTTTACTACCTTGATGGGCGCAAACGGCTGTGGTAAGACAACCTTGCTGCATGCTATTTCTGGGTTGATTACTCCGTTAAATGGAAGCATTGCTTTGAATGATGAGGTGCTTTCTACATTGAGTCGAAAGCAGATCGCCAAGCGTTTAGCACTGTTGCCTCAATTCGCTACCAACCCCGCTGGCCTAACCGCTCGTGAACTGATTATGCAGGGACGCTTCCCTTGGCAGAGCTGGTGGAAGCAGTGGTCCGATGCTGATGAGAACGCGGTATCGGATGCGGTGCGCGTCACGGGCGTAAATGACTACCTTGATACACCACTTGAACAACTGTCTGGTGGGCAAAGGCAGCGTTGCTGGATTGCGATGACACTTGCCCAAGATACGCCTGTTTTGCTGTTGGATGAGCCTACAACGTATTTGGATGTGGCGCATCAGGTTGAGTTAATGAACCTAATTTCTTCTTTGAAACACCAAGGTAAAACCATTATTGCCGTTTTGCACGATCTTAATCAGGCGGCAACCTACTCAGATCACCTTGTAATGATGAAACAAGGTCAGGTGTTTACAGAAGGTGCTGTTGATGCGGTTTTTACAAAAGAAAATCTGGAAGCCGTTTTTGGGTTAAACGCTCATATTATTCGTGATCCACATAACGGTAACCCGATTGCGCTGCCCGTGGTCGATATGTCTGGTGATGGGCGCATCGTAAAGAATGACGAACTGAACCGAATAGAGAGTGTGAGTTAACGCCATGATGTTAAATAAAGCGCAAGGCTCGGAAAGTCGTTACTTTCCATTGGCTCGGTTGATAGGGGCAGTGTTGCTTTTTGTTGCTGTGGTCTCGGCTTCTTTATGGCATTTGAGTGTCGGGGCAAAAAGTTTGGATTGGGTCACGGTGTGGCAGGCGTTAACCGCTTATGATCCGTCAAATATGGATCAAGCGATTGTCAGAGAAAACCGAGAAGCGAGATTGATTGTTGCCTTGGTTGTGGGAGCATCATTGGCACTTTCTGGTGTCATTATGCAAGCGATTAGCAGCAACCCTTTGGCGGACCCAGGGTTACTTGGGATTAACAGCGGTGCCGCATTTTTTGTCGTGGCAGGGTTGTTGTTTTTGCCGGTTGCGAGTCATGTTTACTCTCCTCTTTTGGCGTTTCTTGGGGCGGGCTTTGCTGCGTTATTCGTGATGGCGCTAAGTGGCTGGCAGCAAAGTTCTGAGCGTCTAGTGTTAGCGGGAATGGCAGTAACGGCTATGTTCTCAGCAATGACGGCCATATTACTTATTATGGATCAGCAAGGGCTGGATAAATTACGACATTGGCTAACTGGAGCGATTGGCGCGTCTGATCTGAAAAAATTAGATTGGGTATATCCCTATCTAATCGGTGCTGTTCTTTTCAGTTTTGCGTTAGTGCGTTCGCTCAATGCTTTCCATTTAGGTGAACGTGTTGCGTCTAGTTTGGGCGTGAATGTCTTGTTTTTAAAAGTCAGCGGGTTGGCACTGGTCATCGTTTTATCAGGTTGTGTCGTCGCGGTGGCGGGGCCGATTGGTTTTGTTGGTTTGGTTGTGCCTCATATGGCGCGTTTACTGATACGAAACAGTTATCTATGGTTGTTTTTGTATTCCTTATTACTGGGTGCGTTGTTGCTCATTCTGTCTGATATTGTTGCTCGTCTCGTATTGCGGCCGTATGAAATCAATACTGGCATCATTACTGCTTTTGTCGGTGCGCCGGTCTTTATCGCGCTGGTATTGGGGAAAATGAAATGAAATCGAATTACTTTTCTCGACTAGCTCACTTCCTGCCTCGAATTTTTCCTACTAGCCCTACGCCTCGTTTAGTGAACTTCAACCCAATTGCTGGCGTTAATATTCGTGCGCGTTCAACGGACGTATTTTGGTTGTTCAGTTTTACTGTGTTGTTGCTCTTTATTTTGCTTTGGGGAACGGCGACAGGAAGTTATCAGCTTAGCCTTCTAAAGAGCTGGCAAATTGTCTTATCACCGGATTCTGCACCAGAGCGATTGGTGAGGATTGTTTGGGAATTTCGTTTGCCTCGCTTATTGGCGGCGGCTTTATGCGGGGCGGCGCTTGCAATAGCGGGCGTTATCCTACAATCGATCACGCGTAATGCGTTGGCATCACCAGGCTTGATTGGCGTTGAAGCTGGCGCGAGTGCAACGATGTTGTTGTTTGTGGTCATTATGCCGGGTCTGATTCCAATATCTCTGTTGCCTTTCAGTGCGATGTTGGGGGGCTTTTCTGTCGCTGCGTTGATCTGGATATTGTCGACGATGGCGGGTTACTCGCCGATTCGTTTGGTGTTGGTTGGGGTTGGAATCACGTCGATGCTGAGCGCCTTTTCTGAAATGCTCATTACCTATGGCGATATTGAGTTAGTTGAATCGGCGTTAATGTGGTTAGGCGGAAGTTTGCATCAGGTGTCTTGGGCACAGGTTGAGATTATGGTGTGGTGGTTGCTTGTGCCTGGGTTGCTTGCGTGGCTGTTTTTTCGACCTCTTAATTTATTGATTTTAGGTGATCAAGTTGCTTTTTCTCGAGGCGTGGTCCATCGAAAAATCATTCCTTTTTTACTTTTGTTAAGTGTTGCGTTGACGTCTGCGTCAGTGGCGACAGCGGGAACTTTAACCTTTGTTGGACTGATTGCACCTCATATTGCACGGCGGTTCTGCGCGGATCGACATGGCGCTTTAATTCCTTTGTCTGCTTTGATAGGAGCCTGTTTGGTGGCTTTGGGGGATACCTTGGGAAGAAATGTGTTTGCGCCTTTACAGCTTCCTGCAGGGTTGGTTCTGGTGATGGTGGGCGCGCCGTATTTTATTGTTTTAATGAGTAGACTTAAAAAAGTCTAAAAAGGAGAGAAAAGATGTTTTTTAAACGCATTTTATTGGTTAGCGTGAGCTTAGTTTGTTGCCTTGTATCTGGGGTTCAGGCGGCTGAAATGAGAATGTTTGAAAATCAGTTTGGAAAAGTCGAGGTTCCGGTTAAACCGAAATGCGTGGTGTCCTTACATGACTTTAGTTTGACTGTTCAATTATATGAACTGGGTATTCGCCCATGTGGTTCTGTGGCGCGTAAGCGTTTTTGGTCTGAGCCGTATTATAGAGGAGTCGAACACCGCTTTGATACTGAAGGGCTTGTGTATGTTGGCAGTCACAAATCGCCAGATGAAGAGGCCATTGCGATGCTTGAACCTGATTTGATTATCGGGTTGCCTTATCAAGAAAAGCTTAAAGATAAGTTGTCAAATATTGCGCCAGTGGTAATTCTTCCTACAAAGGAAAAATCCATTGAGGAGTGGGCGGCACAACTGGCTGATTTAGTCGGTGAAACGGCAAGATACAAGGATCAAAAAAAGGAATATCAGTGGGTGGTTAGTGAGTTTAAGCGCTTGATTCCAAATCCTGAAAAAGTCACGGTGACAACGTTAGAAATATACGAGGATAACTTCCAATTAATTGGTCGTGGCGGTCTTGATGAAGTGATTGCGGATATGGGGTTAGGTCGAACACAAGGCTATAAAAACGCGAAAAAAGGCGTTAACTACAGTTTAGAGCGTATCAGTGATTTGGATGCTGACGTTATTATTGATACTTATGAACCACTGCTAGACAGTCGTGAAGAAACGGAAGAATTTAGAGCGTCGCCTCAGTGGAAGAGTTTATTTGCGGTCAAAAACAATCAATTTCTATACTTTAACCGCAGTCGTTATGGCGATTCTATGGGTGGCCTGATTGGTTCTTCTTATTTATTGCTATCGCATCTTGCGGAACGTGATCTTAAAACACAGCAGAAGTAATAGTGATGTTCGCTCTTGGCATTTAATTTATTCGTGGCATTCAATAGGAGCAGCCCAACCAGCTGCTTGCATTCCTAAATGCACCTTCATAATTGAAGGTGCATGGGAACTTAAATATAGTCATAATGGAGCATTAAGTTGAGCGCATTTGGACTAAATACCGCTCGTCTATCGACTATTTCTTCGATTTCAGCGAAAATACGCGCAATTTTTTATGCTATGCCAAATTAAATTGGCAGGCTTACTCATCGAATTTAAAGAACCCATACTCAGACATGTCTAACTCGCAGCTCGAACATCATATTGATCAGCGTCGCACCTTTGCGATTATCTCTCATCCCGATGCTGGTAAAACAACCATCACCGAGAAAGTGTTACTTTTTGGACGCGCTATTCAGCAGGCTGGAACCGTAAAAGGTCGTGGATCAAACCAGCACGCAAAATCAGACTGGATGGACATGGAAAAAGAGCGTGGTATTTCGATCACCACCTCTGTGATGCAGTTCCCGTACAATGATTGCTTAGTGAATCTTTTAGATACGCCTGGGCATGAAGATTTCTCTGAAGATACCTACCGAACGTTGACGGCCGTTGACTCTTGTTTGATGGTCATCGATACCGCGAAAGGGGTAGAGGATCGTACGCGTAAATTGATGGAAGTAACGCGTTTACGAGATACACCCATTGTTACTTTCATGAACAAATTGGACCGTGATATCCGAGACCCAATGGAAGTGCTTGATGAAGTCGAAAGTGAGCTTAACATCATGTGCGCGCCGATTACTTGGCCGATAGGGTGCGGTAAAGAGTTCAAAGGTGTTTATCATATTCATCGTGATGAGACGATTCTGTATTCAACAGGTCAGGGTCACACTATTCAGGAACTCCGCACGGTCAAAGGTCTTGATAACCCAGATTTAGATGAGGCGGTAGGTGAAGAGCTTGCCGCGCAGTTACGTGAAGAGCTTGAACTTGTTATGGGCGCGTCTAATGAGTTTGACCACGAGTTATTTTTAGAAGGTGAGTTGACGCCTGTTTATTTTGGTACGGCCTTGGGCAACTTCGGTGTCGATCATATGTTAGATGGTTTGACGAAATGGGCACCTGCCCCTTTGCCTCGTCAAACGTCTGAGCGTCAAATTGACGCGAAAGAAGAAAAATTCTCAGGCTTTGTTTTTAAAATTCAAGCGAACATGGATCCGAAACACCGAGATCGTATCGCCTTTATGCGAATTGTTTCTGGCTCTTATAAGCAAGGCATGAAAATGAATCATGTCCGTCTTGGTAAAAATATCAGTATTTCTGATGCGGTTACCTTTATGGCGGGAGATCGGTCACGTGCAGAAGAGGCATTTGCCGGCGATATTATAGGTCTTCATAACCACGGTACGATTCAAATCGGTGACACCTTTACTCAAGGTGAAAACCTTAAATTTTCAGGCATACCGAATTTTGCCCCTGAGCTGTTTAGACGAATTCGTCTAAAAGACCCTTTAAAGCAGAAACAGCTTCTAAAAGGCTTGGTTCAGCTTTCAGAAGAAGGTGCTGTGCAGGTTTTCCGCCCTATGCAAAATAATGACTTAATTGTGGGTGCGGTTGGGGTTCTGCAGTTTGATGTTGTGGTTGCGCGTTTAAAAGCAGAATACAACGTTGAAGCAATTTATGAAGGCGTTAATGTTGCAACAGCGCGTTGGGTCGAATGTGATGACGCTAAAAAACTGGAAGAGTTCAAACGTAAGAATCAGATGAACCTGGCTTTGGATGGTGGTGACAACTTGTCATACATTGCACCGACTATGGTTAACTTGAATTTAGCGCAAGAGCGTTTTCCTGATGTGGCATTCCGATCAACACGCGAACATTAATGAATACTTGACTAAAATACTTGGTTAAGAAGATAATCTCTCGTAATGGTAAAAGTATTTTGGGAATGGTAGAAAATGGTTGAGTCTGTAGATCCTATTGAGTTCACTTCGGCAGCAGCAGCCAAGCTGAAGTCTTTGATCGAAGAAGAAGAAAATGAGCGCTTAATGCTGCGTGTTTACGTGACGGGCGGCGGTT encodes:
- the prfC gene encoding peptide chain release factor 3; translated protein: MSNSQLEHHIDQRRTFAIISHPDAGKTTITEKVLLFGRAIQQAGTVKGRGSNQHAKSDWMDMEKERGISITTSVMQFPYNDCLVNLLDTPGHEDFSEDTYRTLTAVDSCLMVIDTAKGVEDRTRKLMEVTRLRDTPIVTFMNKLDRDIRDPMEVLDEVESELNIMCAPITWPIGCGKEFKGVYHIHRDETILYSTGQGHTIQELRTVKGLDNPDLDEAVGEELAAQLREELELVMGASNEFDHELFLEGELTPVYFGTALGNFGVDHMLDGLTKWAPAPLPRQTSERQIDAKEEKFSGFVFKIQANMDPKHRDRIAFMRIVSGSYKQGMKMNHVRLGKNISISDAVTFMAGDRSRAEEAFAGDIIGLHNHGTIQIGDTFTQGENLKFSGIPNFAPELFRRIRLKDPLKQKQLLKGLVQLSEEGAVQVFRPMQNNDLIVGAVGVLQFDVVVARLKAEYNVEAIYEGVNVATARWVECDDAKKLEEFKRKNQMNLALDGGDNLSYIAPTMVNLNLAQERFPDVAFRSTREH
- a CDS encoding FecCD family ABC transporter permease, with protein sequence MKSNYFSRLAHFLPRIFPTSPTPRLVNFNPIAGVNIRARSTDVFWLFSFTVLLLFILLWGTATGSYQLSLLKSWQIVLSPDSAPERLVRIVWEFRLPRLLAAALCGAALAIAGVILQSITRNALASPGLIGVEAGASATMLLFVVIMPGLIPISLLPFSAMLGGFSVAALIWILSTMAGYSPIRLVLVGVGITSMLSAFSEMLITYGDIELVESALMWLGGSLHQVSWAQVEIMVWWLLVPGLLAWLFFRPLNLLILGDQVAFSRGVVHRKIIPFLLLLSVALTSASVATAGTLTFVGLIAPHIARRFCADRHGALIPLSALIGACLVALGDTLGRNVFAPLQLPAGLVLVMVGAPYFIVLMSRLKKV
- a CDS encoding ABC transporter substrate-binding protein; its protein translation is MFFKRILLVSVSLVCCLVSGVQAAEMRMFENQFGKVEVPVKPKCVVSLHDFSLTVQLYELGIRPCGSVARKRFWSEPYYRGVEHRFDTEGLVYVGSHKSPDEEAIAMLEPDLIIGLPYQEKLKDKLSNIAPVVILPTKEKSIEEWAAQLADLVGETARYKDQKKEYQWVVSEFKRLIPNPEKVTVTTLEIYEDNFQLIGRGGLDEVIADMGLGRTQGYKNAKKGVNYSLERISDLDADVIIDTYEPLLDSREETEEFRASPQWKSLFAVKNNQFLYFNRSRYGDSMGGLIGSSYLLLSHLAERDLKTQQK